The Actinomadura sp. WMMB 499 genome includes a window with the following:
- a CDS encoding terpene synthase family protein produces the protein MRAAPRAAPPDRSAGSPPSGIPALEAGTICAVAGQSQRQMRAWAADFPALYDAKAFDPALFSTLALAAAFSGPGRTADGLRMANRACLWCFGLDWLIDYAATSRAEVDGLVRRCVEVAAGTPPEAASRGRSVAEAELLRFLADVRDELAGAPAFGDLGDVWLDELRRVLDAMALEWGWNAAREAAGTGGRAGPAFEEYLANADNLGFSFVLVSHWISSGGGGDVAAVREASRAVQRVVRLLNDLGTYKRDLEWGDLNALLLDRTRAEVEERIGELTTEARTLLRGAGASAPELAAYMERQMDFCAGFYGVTDFWGAL, from the coding sequence ATGCGCGCCGCACCGCGGGCGGCGCCGCCGGACCGGTCCGCCGGGTCTCCCCCCTCCGGCATCCCCGCCTTGGAGGCCGGGACGATCTGCGCCGTCGCGGGGCAGTCGCAACGGCAGATGCGCGCCTGGGCCGCGGACTTTCCGGCGCTGTACGACGCGAAGGCGTTCGACCCGGCGCTGTTCAGCACGCTGGCGCTGGCCGCGGCGTTCAGCGGACCGGGCCGGACCGCCGACGGACTGCGGATGGCGAACCGCGCCTGCCTGTGGTGCTTCGGACTCGACTGGCTGATCGACTACGCGGCGACGTCGCGCGCCGAGGTGGACGGTCTCGTCCGCCGCTGCGTCGAGGTGGCCGCCGGTACGCCGCCGGAGGCCGCGAGCCGCGGCCGCTCGGTGGCCGAGGCCGAGCTGCTGCGGTTCCTCGCCGACGTGCGGGACGAACTGGCGGGGGCGCCCGCGTTCGGCGACCTCGGCGACGTCTGGCTGGACGAGTTGCGCCGGGTGCTCGACGCGATGGCCCTGGAATGGGGCTGGAACGCCGCCCGCGAAGCCGCCGGAACCGGCGGGCGCGCCGGTCCGGCGTTCGAGGAGTACCTCGCGAACGCCGACAACCTCGGGTTCTCGTTCGTGCTCGTCTCACATTGGATCTCCTCCGGCGGCGGCGGTGACGTGGCCGCGGTGCGGGAGGCGAGCCGGGCGGTCCAGCGTGTCGTCCGGCTGCTGAACGATCTCGGCACGTACAAGCGGGACCTGGAGTGGGGCGACCTCAACGCGCTGCTGCTCGACCGGACCCGCGCGGAAGTCGAGGAACGCATCGGGGAGCTGACCACCGAGGCCCGCACGCTGCTCCGGGGCGCGGGGGCGTCCGCCCCGGAACTGGCGGCATACATGGAACGGCAGATGGACTTCTGCGCGGGCTTCTACGGAGTGACCGACTTCTGGGGCGCCCTGTGA
- a CDS encoding cytochrome P450 produces the protein MSVDVGVAPARKAKNFPLYQTLTRFVRDPLREIQRISNAADGQVARLDLGASRPFIVTHPDHVQQVLRTESEIFVRDGTFWRPLHGLFGDSIMSEYAEWEVSKRILQPVLSTKTIRSLSEHMASTIDQAVGELAGPAREGRPIEVLPEMGRIVNDTVTRVLFGDKIRQAEADRLIPAMEQLATSIAFRFLLPFVPKSIPLPGDRAFAEGLRAMDETLFELVDRFRYDAGEGYDIFTALCKARMTEGSGLDDTWIRDNLLAMWATSTETTTVALTWIWPLLAGRPDVAGRLADEVRAVVAPGEAVRPEHLSELPYVRQVVQELLRLYPVGWIFPRITLKETEIGGVRVKAGQTVLISPFLTQRLESVWEGAAEFRPERFAPDKARTYHRYAYFPFGGGPHQCIGRHVFNMEAELILTSVISRFTPQVQPTEGPVEPRIGATLRPNQPIHMLLHPVEGR, from the coding sequence GTGTCCGTTGACGTCGGTGTTGCGCCCGCCCGAAAAGCCAAGAACTTTCCGCTCTACCAGACGCTTACCCGGTTCGTCCGGGATCCGCTGAGGGAGATCCAGCGGATCAGCAACGCCGCCGACGGGCAGGTGGCACGGCTGGACCTCGGCGCGTCCCGGCCGTTCATCGTCACCCACCCCGACCACGTGCAGCAGGTCCTGCGGACCGAGTCGGAGATCTTCGTCCGCGATGGAACGTTCTGGCGGCCACTCCACGGTCTGTTCGGCGACAGCATCATGTCCGAGTACGCCGAGTGGGAAGTCAGCAAGCGCATTCTGCAGCCGGTGCTGTCGACCAAGACGATCCGGTCGCTGAGCGAGCACATGGCCTCGACCATCGACCAGGCGGTCGGCGAGCTGGCCGGACCGGCCCGGGAGGGCCGGCCGATCGAGGTGCTGCCCGAGATGGGGCGGATCGTCAACGACACCGTCACCCGGGTGCTTTTCGGCGACAAGATCCGCCAGGCCGAGGCCGACCGGCTGATCCCCGCGATGGAGCAGCTCGCCACCTCCATCGCGTTCCGCTTCCTGCTGCCGTTCGTCCCGAAATCGATCCCGCTGCCCGGTGACCGCGCCTTCGCCGAGGGGCTGCGGGCCATGGACGAGACGCTGTTCGAACTCGTCGACCGGTTCAGGTACGACGCCGGCGAGGGATACGACATCTTCACCGCCCTCTGCAAGGCGCGGATGACCGAGGGCAGCGGCCTCGACGACACCTGGATCCGCGACAACCTGCTGGCCATGTGGGCGACCAGCACGGAGACCACCACGGTGGCGCTGACCTGGATCTGGCCCCTGCTCGCCGGGCGTCCGGACGTGGCCGGCCGGCTCGCCGACGAGGTCCGCGCGGTCGTCGCGCCCGGCGAGGCCGTCCGCCCGGAGCACCTGTCGGAGCTGCCTTACGTGCGGCAGGTCGTCCAGGAACTCCTGCGCCTGTATCCGGTGGGCTGGATCTTCCCGCGGATCACCCTCAAGGAGACCGAGATCGGCGGGGTAAGGGTGAAGGCTGGGCAGACCGTACTGATCAGCCCTTTCCTGACTCAGCGCCTCGAGTCGGTGTGGGAGGGCGCGGCGGAGTTCAGGCCGGAACGGTTCGCGCCGGACAAGGCCCGCACCTACCACCGCTACGCCTACTTCCCCTTCGGCGGCGGACCCCACCAGTGCATCGGCCGGCACGTCTTCAACATGGAGGCGGAGCTGATCCTGACCTCCGTGATCAGCCGGTTCACGCCGCAGGTGCAGCCGACCGAAGGGCCGGTCGAGCCCCGCATCGGTGCCACGCTCCGCCCGAACCAGCCGATCCACATGCTCCTCCACCCCGTGGAAGGACGCTGA
- a CDS encoding cytochrome P450: protein MAARDDAALQDVHENGVLRMDRLPMADDRGDGYAILRAAGPVVRSDAGYLVTTRELAEHVFKNPETFSSERAFDTLGSPVPLVPIAFDPPDHTRYRRLLQPFFTPRAAAALEDTVRAQVVEIVDEFATGRSADLVADLARPVPAKVFLSLFGLPLSDLDRLMDWREVIIRMADLSGAGEAPPEAMASAAELFEYVSAHVAASRAGRAGGLLRSLFDDSDFTDEEAVGLCFLFVLAGVDSVTNALSLMFAKLASRPELRGLVASDPAAIPAAVEEMLRVDPANAVVPRVATEDVVLAGVPIPAGSPVGVAVGAANRDPADLDDPDAFDPSRDYNNLTWGSGPHRCLGIHLARTELRVVLEEFHRRVPEYEIAPGQSPRVDWPTGVIGVTSVPIVVTPRAAAAAT, encoded by the coding sequence ATGGCTGCTCGAGACGACGCCGCGCTGCAGGACGTACACGAGAACGGCGTTCTGCGGATGGACAGGCTGCCCATGGCGGACGACCGGGGTGACGGCTACGCGATCCTGCGCGCCGCGGGACCGGTCGTCCGGTCCGACGCGGGATACCTCGTCACCACTCGTGAGCTGGCCGAACACGTCTTCAAGAATCCGGAGACGTTCTCCTCCGAGCGGGCCTTCGACACCCTCGGCAGCCCCGTCCCGCTCGTCCCCATCGCCTTCGACCCGCCCGATCACACCCGTTACCGGCGGCTTCTGCAACCGTTCTTCACGCCCCGCGCCGCGGCCGCGCTCGAGGACACCGTCCGGGCACAGGTCGTCGAGATCGTCGACGAGTTCGCCACCGGACGGTCGGCCGACCTTGTCGCCGATCTCGCCCGTCCGGTCCCGGCCAAGGTTTTCCTCAGCCTTTTCGGCCTGCCCCTGAGCGACCTCGACCGCCTCATGGACTGGCGCGAGGTCATCATCCGGATGGCCGATCTCTCCGGCGCCGGCGAGGCGCCCCCGGAGGCCATGGCGTCGGCCGCCGAACTCTTCGAGTACGTCAGCGCCCACGTCGCCGCCTCCCGCGCGGGCCGCGCGGGAGGCCTGCTGCGCAGCCTGTTCGACGACTCCGACTTCACCGACGAGGAGGCCGTCGGGCTCTGTTTCCTGTTCGTCCTCGCCGGCGTCGACTCCGTCACCAACGCCCTCAGCCTGATGTTCGCGAAGCTCGCGTCCCGTCCCGAGCTGCGCGGCCTCGTCGCGTCCGACCCCGCCGCGATCCCGGCCGCCGTCGAGGAGATGCTCCGCGTCGACCCCGCGAACGCCGTGGTCCCCCGTGTCGCCACCGAGGACGTCGTCCTCGCGGGCGTCCCGATCCCCGCGGGCTCACCCGTCGGTGTCGCCGTCGGCGCCGCCAACCGCGACCCGGCCGACCTCGACGACCCCGACGCCTTCGACCCGTCCCGCGACTACAACAACCTCACCTGGGGCAGCGGCCCCCACCGGTGCCTCGGGATCCACCTCGCGCGCACCGAGCTCCGCGTCGTCCTCGAGGAGTTCCACCGCCGCGTCCCCGAGTACGAGATCGCCCCCGGGCAGAGCCCCCGGGTGGACTGGCCGACCGGTGTGATCGGCGTCACCAGCGTCCCGATCGTCGTCACTCCGCGGGCAGCAGCGGCGGCCACGTGA
- the msrA gene encoding peptide-methionine (S)-S-oxide reductase MsrA, whose translation MFGLAKTQMVSPEKALPGRDEPIPVPPRHDVLDAPLAPPYPDGVEIAEFALGCFWGAERKFWQTPGVVSTAVGYEGGYTPNPTYEEVCSGLTGHTETVRVVYDPSRVTFTDLLRVFWEAHDPTQGMRQGNDVGTQYRSAIFHRDDAQREAAEASRDAYQNVLTSAGYGPITTQITGAGDFYFAEDYHQQYLSDNKNPNGYCGIAGTGLSCPVGVAPAE comes from the coding sequence ATGTTCGGCCTAGCCAAGACCCAGATGGTCTCCCCGGAGAAGGCGCTGCCCGGTCGGGACGAGCCCATCCCGGTGCCGCCGCGCCACGACGTCCTGGACGCCCCGCTCGCGCCGCCCTACCCGGACGGCGTCGAGATCGCCGAGTTCGCCCTCGGCTGCTTCTGGGGCGCCGAACGCAAGTTCTGGCAGACCCCCGGCGTCGTCTCCACCGCCGTCGGCTACGAGGGCGGCTACACGCCCAACCCCACCTACGAAGAGGTCTGCAGTGGCCTGACCGGCCACACCGAGACCGTCCGCGTCGTCTACGACCCGTCCCGGGTCACCTTCACCGACCTCCTGCGCGTCTTCTGGGAGGCCCACGACCCGACCCAGGGCATGCGCCAGGGCAACGACGTCGGCACCCAGTACCGCTCCGCGATCTTCCACCGCGACGACGCCCAGCGCGAGGCCGCCGAAGCCTCCCGCGACGCGTACCAGAACGTCCTCACGTCCGCCGGCTACGGCCCCATCACCACGCAGATCACGGGTGCCGGCGACTTCTACTTCGCCGAGGACTACCACCAGCAGTACCTCTCGGACAATAAGAACCCCAACGGCTACTGCGGCATCGCCGGAACCGGCCTGTCCTGCCCGGTAGGCGTGGCTCCGGCCGAGTAG
- a CDS encoding PIN domain-containing protein — translation MGRSRSRLSAGTLVLDCEGLVKWCQADRRVTALVREAHDNDFRVVISALTPVEAQDVRTKPDRLRWYLSRLRIEPVTEEISTAAIDLLRAHRLHGHKYAIDAVVAATALQAPKPAVLLTSDEDDMTTLCGKSIKVVAV, via the coding sequence GTGGGCCGGTCACGAAGCAGGCTGAGCGCGGGCACGCTCGTCCTCGACTGCGAAGGACTGGTCAAGTGGTGCCAAGCCGATCGACGCGTCACGGCTCTGGTCCGCGAAGCTCACGACAACGACTTCCGTGTAGTGATCAGTGCGCTCACTCCAGTAGAAGCCCAGGACGTTCGGACCAAGCCGGACAGGCTTCGCTGGTATCTCTCCAGGCTCCGCATCGAACCGGTCACCGAAGAGATCAGTACGGCGGCCATCGACCTGCTTCGTGCTCACCGGCTTCACGGGCACAAGTACGCCATCGACGCGGTAGTCGCCGCCACCGCACTCCAGGCTCCGAAGCCCGCGGTCCTTCTGACGTCCGATGAGGACGACATGACGACCCTCTGCGGGAAGTCCATCAAGGTGGTCGCCGTATGA
- a CDS encoding flavoprotein, whose product MTSARVLYAFVCGTPAASGIGALVGPAQDAGWHVRVIATPMGARFLDVDRLAELTGGPVRTDFRAPHETSNGLPPADAVVVAPATFNTINKWALGITDTVAVGMLCELAGMGMPMLAVPQVKPELAAHVAFRRSLEDLRSMGVRMLFDPQADMPGWEEILVELHGMLDG is encoded by the coding sequence GTGACCTCGGCGAGAGTTCTCTACGCGTTCGTGTGCGGGACGCCCGCGGCGTCCGGCATCGGGGCGCTCGTGGGGCCGGCGCAGGACGCGGGCTGGCATGTCCGGGTGATCGCGACCCCGATGGGGGCCCGGTTCCTGGACGTCGACCGGCTCGCCGAGCTGACCGGCGGGCCGGTGCGGACCGACTTCCGGGCCCCGCACGAGACGTCCAACGGGCTGCCCCCGGCCGACGCCGTCGTGGTCGCTCCGGCCACGTTCAACACGATCAACAAGTGGGCTCTCGGCATCACGGACACGGTGGCGGTCGGGATGCTCTGCGAGCTCGCGGGCATGGGGATGCCGATGCTGGCGGTCCCGCAGGTCAAACCCGAACTGGCCGCACACGTGGCGTTCCGGCGGAGCCTGGAGGATCTGCGTTCGATGGGGGTCCGCATGCTCTTCGATCCGCAAGCGGACATGCCGGGCTGGGAAGAGATCCTCGTGGAGTTGCACGGCATGCTGGACGGCTGA
- a CDS encoding TetR/AcrR family transcriptional regulator, which translates to MTDSTMSRGTAKRRRLTAAAARVLHEQGVERTTIADIARAADVPTGNVYYYFKTKDDLVQAALHEHTVHLTRLTDELDRLPDPLDRLKGLIDAWVGQRDVAARYGCPTGTLAAELDKRPEGGLDLEAAKVVRVLLGWVEHQFRELGLPDPGGLSVTLVAGYQGMSLLANALRDPDVMTREGARLAGWLDALPTAPSAPDGGSR; encoded by the coding sequence GTGACCGACTCAACGATGTCGCGGGGCACCGCCAAGCGCCGCCGCCTGACGGCCGCCGCCGCGCGCGTGCTGCACGAGCAGGGCGTCGAGCGCACCACCATCGCCGACATCGCCAGGGCCGCCGACGTCCCGACCGGGAACGTGTACTACTACTTCAAGACCAAGGACGACCTCGTCCAGGCCGCCCTGCACGAGCACACCGTCCACCTGACCCGGCTCACGGACGAACTGGACAGGCTCCCCGACCCTCTGGACCGTCTGAAGGGCCTGATCGACGCCTGGGTCGGTCAACGCGACGTCGCGGCCCGCTACGGCTGCCCCACCGGCACCCTGGCCGCCGAACTCGACAAACGCCCCGAAGGCGGGCTCGACCTCGAGGCCGCGAAGGTCGTCCGCGTCCTTCTCGGCTGGGTCGAGCACCAGTTCCGCGAACTGGGGCTGCCCGACCCCGGCGGGCTCTCCGTCACCCTCGTCGCCGGCTACCAGGGCATGTCCCTCCTGGCCAACGCCCTGCGCGACCCGGACGTCATGACCCGCGAGGGCGCCCGGCTGGCCGGTTGGCTCGACGCCCTCCCCACCGCGCCGTCCGCCCCGGACGGCGGGAGCCGGTGA
- a CDS encoding SDR family oxidoreductase, whose amino-acid sequence MIVVTGATGNVGGTVVRLLTEAGEKVTAVSRHIGEAPDGAVAVRADLADAGSLRPALDGADAVFLCPAGDLLAGAGSPDGLVQVIEAAGVRRVVLLSSQASRTRPRAVSHARLREFEGALMGSGLNWTILRPGGFASNTLAHVPSVRADRTVAAPFGDVGLPLVDPADIAEVAAVALRDERHDGRTYVLTGPAPVSPREQAAAIGAAIGAELHFTELTRAQAMARFTRVMPEPVADGTLDIMGAPTGAELAISPDVEEVLGLAPRSFAAWAERNADAFR is encoded by the coding sequence ATGATCGTGGTGACCGGAGCGACCGGGAACGTCGGAGGGACCGTGGTGCGCCTGCTGACCGAGGCGGGCGAGAAGGTGACCGCCGTGTCGCGGCACATCGGCGAGGCGCCGGACGGGGCCGTGGCGGTGCGGGCCGACCTCGCCGACGCCGGGAGCCTGCGGCCGGCGCTGGACGGTGCCGACGCGGTGTTCCTCTGCCCGGCCGGCGACCTGCTGGCCGGGGCCGGGAGCCCGGACGGGCTCGTCCAGGTGATCGAGGCGGCGGGCGTGCGGCGCGTCGTGCTGCTGTCCTCGCAGGCGTCGAGGACCAGGCCGCGCGCGGTCTCGCACGCCCGGCTGCGCGAGTTCGAGGGCGCCCTCATGGGGTCCGGGCTGAACTGGACGATCCTGCGGCCGGGCGGGTTCGCGTCCAACACGCTCGCCCACGTCCCGTCGGTCCGCGCGGACCGGACGGTCGCCGCGCCGTTCGGCGACGTGGGGCTGCCGCTCGTCGACCCGGCCGACATCGCCGAGGTCGCGGCGGTGGCGCTGCGGGACGAGCGGCACGACGGGCGCACGTACGTGCTGACCGGACCGGCGCCGGTCAGCCCGCGCGAGCAGGCCGCGGCGATCGGCGCCGCCATCGGGGCCGAGCTGCACTTCACGGAGCTGACCCGCGCGCAGGCCATGGCCCGGTTCACGCGGGTGATGCCCGAGCCCGTGGCCGACGGCACCCTCGACATCATGGGGGCGCCGACCGGCGCGGAACTGGCGATCAGCCCGGACGTCGAGGAGGTCCTCGGCCTGGCGCCGCGCTCCTTCGCCGCGTGGGCCGAGCGCAACGCCGACGCCTTCCGCTGA
- a CDS encoding sensor histidine kinase → MEGRRGFALDLVTAFVVVVVNVFVAGNLLKDRDDFTPWFLGSVFVALGLGCALCVRRRWPLGALYVALGLSGAATVAGLLWEPFVVVAFVLYLVAVQGGSRRALVWCCGVALVSTVLGQAVRPRWEWPFAAGWTLVGVGLCTAMWAIGRLVRARRRNAELLERQREHQIVTDERLRIAREMHDVVTHGMGLIAVKSGIANHIAAERPAEAREALRVIEATSREALGEMRRLLGVLRDGAEPPPPGLAGLADIAERVRAAGVRVELSLKCPDGLPDGVGLAVHRIVQEAVTNVVKHAAPARCEVRVRDDRGVVRIEVVDDGSGGRGGGGGHGLVGMRERVAVYGGRFMAGPLPGGGFRVVATLPYGADAPPREPAPGTDA, encoded by the coding sequence GTGGAAGGCCGCCGTGGATTCGCGCTCGATCTGGTCACCGCGTTCGTCGTGGTGGTCGTGAACGTGTTCGTGGCCGGGAACCTCCTCAAGGACCGGGACGACTTCACGCCGTGGTTCCTGGGGTCGGTGTTCGTGGCCCTTGGCCTCGGGTGCGCGCTCTGTGTGCGTCGTCGATGGCCCCTGGGGGCGCTGTACGTCGCTTTGGGGCTGTCCGGAGCCGCCACCGTCGCGGGGCTGCTGTGGGAGCCGTTCGTGGTGGTCGCGTTCGTCCTTTACCTGGTCGCCGTGCAGGGTGGGTCGAGGCGTGCCTTGGTGTGGTGCTGCGGTGTCGCCCTTGTTTCGACCGTGCTGGGACAGGCCGTCCGTCCTCGGTGGGAGTGGCCGTTCGCGGCCGGGTGGACCCTGGTGGGTGTCGGACTCTGCACGGCGATGTGGGCGATCGGACGGCTCGTCCGGGCGCGCAGGCGCAACGCCGAACTGCTCGAACGGCAGCGCGAGCACCAGATCGTCACGGACGAACGGCTGCGCATCGCCCGCGAGATGCACGACGTGGTCACGCACGGCATGGGGCTCATCGCGGTCAAGTCCGGCATCGCGAACCACATCGCGGCCGAGCGGCCCGCGGAGGCGCGGGAGGCGCTGCGGGTCATCGAGGCCACCAGCCGCGAGGCGCTCGGCGAGATGCGCAGGCTGCTGGGGGTGCTGCGAGACGGCGCGGAACCGCCCCCGCCCGGACTCGCCGGGCTCGCGGACATCGCCGAACGGGTCCGCGCGGCGGGCGTCCGGGTGGAGCTGTCACTGAAGTGCCCGGACGGCCTGCCGGACGGTGTCGGGCTCGCCGTGCACCGGATCGTCCAGGAGGCGGTGACGAACGTCGTCAAGCACGCGGCGCCCGCGCGGTGCGAGGTCCGCGTCCGCGACGATCGGGGCGTGGTGCGGATCGAGGTGGTGGACGACGGCTCCGGTGGGCGCGGCGGGGGCGGGGGGCACGGCCTGGTGGGGATGCGGGAGCGCGTCGCCGTGTACGGCGGCCGGTTCATGGCGGGGCCGCTGCCCGGCGGCGGCTTCCGGGTGGTCGCGACGCTGCCCTACGGGGCGGACGCGCCGCCCCGCGAGCCCGCCCCGGGGACGGACGCGTGA
- a CDS encoding response regulator transcription factor: MTVRVLVADDQALLRGSFRALIETAPGLSAVGEAADGAEAVRRVRELRPDVVLMDVRMPGMDGIEATRRIRTESEVRVLILTMFDLDAYVFAALRAGASGFLLKDVPPADLLAAVRVVASGEGLLAPTVTRRLIEEFARRPEPGRAPVRGLDGVTAREREVLTLVGRGLSNGEIADHLHLSLATVKTYVGRLLAKLHARDRAQLVIVAYESGLVP; the protein is encoded by the coding sequence GTGACGGTGCGGGTGCTGGTCGCCGACGACCAGGCGCTGCTGCGCGGCAGCTTCCGCGCGCTGATCGAGACCGCGCCGGGCCTGTCGGCCGTGGGGGAGGCGGCGGACGGTGCCGAGGCGGTGCGGCGCGTCCGCGAGCTGCGGCCCGACGTCGTCCTGATGGACGTCCGGATGCCCGGCATGGACGGGATCGAGGCGACCCGCCGGATACGGACCGAGAGTGAGGTCCGTGTCCTGATTCTGACGATGTTCGACCTCGACGCCTACGTGTTCGCGGCGCTGCGCGCGGGGGCGAGCGGGTTCCTGCTCAAGGACGTCCCGCCCGCCGACCTGCTCGCGGCCGTGCGCGTCGTCGCGTCCGGGGAGGGGCTGCTCGCGCCCACCGTGACCAGGCGGCTGATCGAGGAGTTCGCGCGGCGCCCGGAGCCGGGACGGGCGCCGGTGCGCGGGCTGGACGGCGTCACCGCACGGGAGCGCGAGGTGCTCACGCTGGTCGGGCGCGGCCTGTCGAACGGTGAGATCGCCGACCACTTGCACCTGAGCCTGGCGACGGTCAAGACCTACGTGGGGCGTCTCCTGGCGAAACTGCATGCGCGGGACAGGGCGCAGCTGGTCATCGTCGCCTACGAGTCGGGCCTGGTTCCGTGA
- a CDS encoding TetR/AcrR family transcriptional regulator — protein sequence MAKTPWAARTVREGRDSETRSLLLDCAARVFGRLGYARTTIADITREAEVSRAAFYIYFASKADVFGAVALRVRDAFLAAHELPGVNADDPYELARESSAAFLRACTDNLELMTVIEHQALADPAIHAIWSEIRERPMHRTSRYIERLTVQGRARPAAPPRVIAEAAYGIFTRFAHHVAANPSGYDETVDHLTSMYLRLLGIPEHPGGSHHGTRPDS from the coding sequence ATGGCCAAGACACCCTGGGCGGCCCGCACCGTCCGCGAAGGCAGGGACAGCGAGACCCGCTCCCTGCTCCTCGACTGCGCCGCCCGGGTCTTCGGCCGCCTCGGCTACGCCCGGACCACGATCGCCGACATCACGCGGGAGGCCGAGGTCTCCCGCGCCGCGTTCTACATCTACTTCGCCTCCAAGGCCGACGTCTTCGGGGCCGTGGCCCTGCGCGTCCGGGACGCCTTCCTCGCCGCCCACGAACTCCCCGGCGTGAACGCGGACGACCCGTACGAGCTGGCCCGCGAGTCCAGCGCGGCCTTCCTGCGGGCCTGCACCGACAACCTCGAACTGATGACGGTCATCGAGCACCAGGCCCTCGCGGACCCGGCCATCCACGCGATCTGGAGCGAGATACGCGAACGGCCGATGCACCGGACGTCCCGGTACATCGAGCGCCTGACCGTCCAGGGGCGGGCGCGTCCCGCGGCCCCGCCCCGCGTCATCGCCGAAGCCGCCTACGGCATCTTCACCCGGTTCGCCCACCACGTTGCGGCGAACCCCTCCGGCTACGACGAGACGGTCGACCACCTGACGTCGATGTACCTGCGTCTACTGGGCATCCCCGAACATCCAGGGGGTTCGCATCACGGAACCAGGCCCGACTCGTAG